The region AGTGTTGACTCGTTTTGTTTCGTTTGCAGCGTTGGCCGGATTCTTGTCGTGGGACATAGTCGATTGGGATGCTTCCATCTTCGTCTACTACACCGAGTAAGTATATACCTCCGGGCTCCATGTTTATAAGTGTGTGTTTCTTACAGTCCAATTGCATGGGCCAGATAATCTGAAACAACCAAATTGGGCCTATAAAATTCTAAGGTTACCAAGTCAACTTCCGTAACTTACAACTACCTATCATTGTTGTCTTTGATCACCAAAAGAGCATACAATCTTCCTTGTCTGAGACAGATCTGGGAAAACCCCGATCATTTTTCTCATATTCCCAACTTATTTACCCGTCCGAAATCTTCCTCTCCTTAATTCGAAATGTCGGATTCGAACGATGAAGGCTTGGGGTACTGGCTCAGGTGGCAAGTACCAGTGTGTGCATTAATCATCGTTTCCCCATCTGTCTTAGCTTCATATAGCATCAATAAAGTTAAAACAGACCCGTTATTTTTCAATCATTTTTGGAAGCCACAGTGGAGAAACTTAAATCCCTGTTGGCTTCTATGTTATAGAGCTTTTGCTTTTATATGCACGGCTCGGATACTGTGTGAGGTTATTGCCTCTGAGGGAGGAGCTTTTGCTTTCTATTTCTACACTCAGTAAGATCATCTCCAAACTTGCCTTCTTGTTCTTGCTTTTCCATTCTTTAATCTAAGAACACTAAATGATCACatatttgcttcttcttcttcttcttctttttatttttttacattaacGCTTTGAAGACTTTTCCTTCATTCTTAAGTTGTACATTTTTTACCAACAagttttttactatttttccttctttcttttttttctgagAATGTAAAATACTAAAATTCCACAGCCTTTAGCTAATCTGGTGATGCAACAAATCTGCAGGTGGACATTTGCATTGGTTATGGTCTATTTTGGGGTAtgtaaagattaaaataaaattgaacccCGTTTCTCCTATTATCTTCTTTTCATGTATATGACCTTcttaaaaattaacatataatatgcCCAATATGTAGCTGGGGACTGTCATTTCTGCTTATGGGTGTTGGGTGTGCTTAAATACTCCTCTGCCTGAAAATGGTGCAAGGGCTGAGTTTCTGAAAAGTGATGTGGAAGAGAGTAGAACTGAAAACTCTGTAACTTATAAGGAAAACAATGTGAGGGATAAAATCAGGTTGCAGAGTCAAAGGGCAGGATTTTGGGGATATCTTATGCAAACTATATATCAGGTCAGTCTTAAAGGCCTATAATATCAGGTCTGTCTTTCCCTGTAGGCAGCTAATT is a window of Gossypium hirsutum isolate 1008001.06 chromosome D08, Gossypium_hirsutum_v2.1, whole genome shotgun sequence DNA encoding:
- the LOC107910605 gene encoding uncharacterized protein isoform X2 produces the protein MSDSNDEGLGYWLRWQVPVCALIIVSPSVLASYSINKVKTDPLFFNHFWKPQWRNLNPCWLLCYRAFAFICTARILCEVIASEGGAFAFYFYTQWTFALVMVYFGLGTVISAYGCWVCLNTPLPENGARAEFLKSDVEESRTENSVTYKENNVRDKIRLQSQRAGFWGYLMQTIYQTCAGAVILTDIVFWCVIVPFLSNSHLGLNTLMGCMHTLNAVFLILDTLLNSLPFSWFRLAYFVQWSCLYVVFQWVLHACGFTWWPYPFLELNTPWAPLWYFALALVHIPCYGMYALIVKAKNSILPRLFPHAFVRSY